In Streptosporangiales bacterium, the sequence CGGCTGCCGGCGCAGCTGCGCGAGGAGTACGAGGCGCTGGTCAACCGCCTCGGCAGCTGAGGCGTCCAGAGAGCGTGCTTCCCGGAGCGAAGTGTCGCCGGGACGAGTAGCCTGCGTCTCGGTGGACGACTTGGGAGAAGCTGCATGGCTCTGAGCGACCTTGTCTACGGTCTGTACGAGCGTCGGCTCGAACGGCAGCTGACTCCGCAGAAGGTGCCGAGGCACATCGGCGTCATCATCGACGGCAACCGGCGCTGGGCGAAGTCGTACGGCCAGTCGTCGCGCTTCGGGCACCGCAAGGGCGCCGACAAGATCGAGGACCTCCTCGGCTGGTGCGAGGAGGTCGGTGTCGAGGTCGTCACCGTCTGGCTGCTGTCGACCGAGAACGTCGGGCGACGGTCACCCGCGGAGCTGAAGGAGCTCTTCGGCATCGTCGAGGACGTCATCGGCTCGATCGCGTCCGTCGGCAGGTGGCGGGTGCACCCGATGGGCGCGCTCGACCTGCTGCCCGACTCGACGGCCAGGCTCCTCAAGGAGCTCGCCGACCAGACCCGCGACATCGAGGGGCTCACGGTCAACGCGGCGATCGGGTACGGCGGGCGTCGCGAGATCGCCGACGCCGTGCGGGCCCTGCTGCACGACCACGCCGGCCGCGGCACCACGATCGAGGAGCTCGCCGAGGTGATCGACGTCGAGCACATCGCCGAGCACCTCTACACCCGTGGGCAGCCCGACCCCGACCTGGTGATCCGCACCTCGGGTGAGCAGCGGCTCGGCGGCTTCCTGCTCTGGCAGAGCGTCTACAGCGAGTTCTACTTCTACGAGGGCTACTGGCCGGCCTTCCGCAAGGTCGACTTCCTCCGGGCCCTGCGGGCGTACGGCCAGCGGGAACGCCGCTTCGGCAAGTAGGGCACGTCTGACGCCCGGGGCGTCACGGAGCGTCGACGACCCACGTGCGCGGGCGTGTCGGATGCAACGACCCGTGTCGACCGGGTAGTTTCGACGCGGCGGAGGGCATCCGTTCTCCGCTCGGGAGGTCCGCACCTTTGCCAGCACTCGCGCAAGGGAAGGGCCCGGTTTCCAGGCCCGCGCGGTCCCGGTCCCGGCCCTTCGAGTAGCGGCGTCCGGGGGACGCCAGGGGGAGTGCGCATGGCAACGACGAACCGCCGCCGTGCCGCCGGAGGCGAACGGCGCACCTACGTTCTCGACACCAGTGTCCTGCTCGCAGACCCGATGGCGATCCGCCGTTTCGCCGAACACGAGGTCGTGCTCCCGATCGTCGTCGTGACCGAGCTCGAGGGAAAACGACACCACCCCGAGATCGGCTACTTCGCGCGCCAGGCGCTGCACATGCTCGATGACCTGCGCGTACGCCACGGCCGGCTCGACGTCGCAC encodes:
- a CDS encoding isoprenyl transferase; this translates as MALSDLVYGLYERRLERQLTPQKVPRHIGVIIDGNRRWAKSYGQSSRFGHRKGADKIEDLLGWCEEVGVEVVTVWLLSTENVGRRSPAELKELFGIVEDVIGSIASVGRWRVHPMGALDLLPDSTARLLKELADQTRDIEGLTVNAAIGYGGRREIADAVRALLHDHAGRGTTIEELAEVIDVEHIAEHLYTRGQPDPDLVIRTSGEQRLGGFLLWQSVYSEFYFYEGYWPAFRKVDFLRALRAYGQRERRFGK